One genomic window of Biomphalaria glabrata chromosome 9, xgBioGlab47.1, whole genome shotgun sequence includes the following:
- the LOC106050422 gene encoding melatonin receptor type 1A-like, with translation MEPDKVQLLIADQALNVIFILLICLINRALLIIQVKKPKFYQSVKLMMIISLAIGDIILALFPLVVLAKFLFEDDKTFMTCRLFTYAITYTLYLIHFVYGLGLVVLAAEVFLRNRIRSIHNNYKTISAVGASSVPWILGLIIILPLCMSKVNYESHCTNSQSLEFMFGVSVFLPVLLSIVISIVLNCVHVPTLQQGQIISTEQQPLIVSQQTVNQQENIIQYPPQGYAPGNTHYNSLNSNPYPQNAVPYPYPANQQVMNQSSTVNLNQEDNTIRETPMHQRAEGKLLIISIIFGFMVVPIALITIRAAHIDWDDSMKKTVVTQFVFWLMVARSCITPLIMISFSNL, from the coding sequence ATGGAACCTGATAAGGTTCAACTATTAATTGCTGACCAAGCACTCAATGTGATCTTTATTCTTCTAATCTGTTTGATCAACAGGGCACTCCTCATCATCCAAGTCAAGAAACCAAAGTTTTATCAGAGCGTCAAGCTGATGATGATTATATCCTTGGCTATAGGAGACATCATCTTGGCGCTCTTCCCGTTAGTAGTGCTTGCTAAATTTTTATTTGAGGACGATAAAACCTTCATGACCTGCAGGTTATTCACCTATGCCATAACCTACACGTTATACTTGATTCATTTCGTCTACGGACTTGGTCTTGTGGTACTGGCAGCTGAAGTCTTCCTTAGAAACAGGATTCGAAGTATACACAACAACTACAAAACAATCTCTGCAGTTGGTGCAAGTAGCGTCCCTTGGATCTTAGGACTAATTATAATACTTCCGCTTTGCATGTCAAAGGTTAATTATGAGTCTCACTGCACCAACAGCCAGTCTTTAGAATTCATGTTTGGGGTATCCGTGTTTCTACCGGTCTTACTCTCAATAGTAATCAGTATTGTTCTCAACTGTGTCCATGTTCCTACTTTGCAACAAGGACAGATAATAAGCACCGAACAGCAACCCTTAATTGTGTCTCAACAGACTGTTAACCAACAAGAAAATATCATACAATACCCTCCCCAGGGTTACGCCCCTGGTAATACTCATTATAATTCACTGAACTCAAATCCATATCCACAGAATGCGGTACCTTATCCATATCCAGCAAACCAACAGGTTATGAACCAGTCCTCAACGGTGAACTTAAACCAGGAAGATAACACAATACGGGAGACTCCCATGCATCAACGCGCAGAGGGCAAGTTGCTTATAATATCCATCATCTTCGGTTTCATGGTAGTTCCCATTGCATTGATTACTATTAGAGCTGCCCATATTGACTGGGATGactcaatgaaaaaaactgtagTAACACAATTTGTCTTTTGGCTAATGGTGGCGCGCTCATGCATAACGCCCCTGATTATGATAAGTTTTTCTAATTTGTGA
- the LOC106050423 gene encoding uncharacterized protein LOC106050423 isoform X2, with protein MEPDMAKLLISDKALTVIFILLICLINGALIVTQVRKPMFYQSVKLMVIISLAIGDIFFALFPLVVQARLLFEADPTFMTCRLSTNTTTYMSFLIHFVYGIGLVVLAAEVFLRNRIQSIHDNRYKIVTAVAASSVPWILGLIIILPLCMSNVDYENYCINSQSLESMFGVSVFLPVSLSIVVSIVLSCVHLPTSQQGQTINTNQQPIVVSQQTVTQQGNLTQYPPQDYAPGNVHYNPLNSNPYPQNAVSYPYPADQQVMNQSSAVNINLNQGVNTIQVTRMNQRAEGQRLFLISIIFGLMVVPIAAVTLRAADIIWLVLMVKIVVTKFVYWLMVARSCLTPLIMIGYSNL; from the coding sequence ATGGAACCTGACATGGCTAAACTATTAATTTCTGACAAAGCGCTGACAGTGATCTTCATTCTTCTAATCTGTTTGATCAACGGGGCACTTATCGTCACCCAAGTCAGAAAACCAATGTTTTATCAGAGCGTCAAGTTAATGGTGATTATATCCTTGGCTATAGGAGACATCTTCTTTGCCCTATTCCCGTTAGTAGTCCAAGCTAGATTATTATTTGAGGCAGATCCAACCTTCATGACCTGCAGGTTAAGCACAAATACCACAACCTACATGTCATTCTTGATTCATTTCGTCTACGGAATTGGTCTTGTGGTACTGGCAGCTGAAGTCTTCCTTAGAAACAGGATTCAAAGTATTCACGACAACCGCTATAAAATAGTTACAGCAGTGGCTGCCAGTAGCGTCCCTTGGATCTTAGGACTAATTATAATACTTCCGCTTTGCATGTCAAATGTAGATTATGAGAATTACTGCATAAACAGCCAGTCTTTGGAATCCATGTTTGGGGTATCAGTGTTTCTACCGGTCTCACTCTCAATAGTAGTCAGTATTGTTCTCAGCTGTGTCCATTTACCCACATCGCAACAAGGACAGACTATAAACACCAACCAGCAACCCATAGTGGTGTCTCAACAGACTGTTACACAACAAGGAAACTTAACACAATACCCTCCCCAGGACTACGCCCCTGGTAATGTTCATTATAATCCACTGAACTCAAATCCATATCCACAGAATGCAGTATCCTATCCGTATCCAGCAGACCAACAGGTTATGAACCAGTCCTCGGCAGTAAACATCAACTTAAACCAGGGAGTCAACACGATACAGGTGACTCGCATGAATCAACGCGCAGAGGGTCAAAGGTTGTTTTTAATATCCATCATCTTCGGTTTGATGGTAGTTCCCATTGCAGCGGTTACCCTTAGAGCAGCCGATATTATCTGGCTGGTCTTAATGGTAAAGATTGTAGTAACGAAATTTGTCTATTGGCTAATGGTGGCAAGATCATGTTTAACGCCCCTGATTATGATTGGTTATTCTAATTTGTGA
- the LOC106050423 gene encoding uncharacterized protein LOC106050423 isoform X1, whose protein sequence is MSDRRLSTSNSRTINKNTNNLKMEPDMAKLLISDKALTVIFILLICLINGALIVTQVRKPMFYQSVKLMVIISLAIGDIFFALFPLVVQARLLFEADPTFMTCRLSTNTTTYMSFLIHFVYGIGLVVLAAEVFLRNRIQSIHDNRYKIVTAVAASSVPWILGLIIILPLCMSNVDYENYCINSQSLESMFGVSVFLPVSLSIVVSIVLSCVHLPTSQQGQTINTNQQPIVVSQQTVTQQGNLTQYPPQDYAPGNVHYNPLNSNPYPQNAVSYPYPADQQVMNQSSAVNINLNQGVNTIQVTRMNQRAEGQRLFLISIIFGLMVVPIAAVTLRAADIIWLVLMVKIVVTKFVYWLMVARSCLTPLIMIGYSNL, encoded by the exons ATGAGCGATCGCAGGTTAAGTACATCGAATTCTAGAACAA ttaaCAAGAACACAAATAATCTCAAGATGGAACCTGACATGGCTAAACTATTAATTTCTGACAAAGCGCTGACAGTGATCTTCATTCTTCTAATCTGTTTGATCAACGGGGCACTTATCGTCACCCAAGTCAGAAAACCAATGTTTTATCAGAGCGTCAAGTTAATGGTGATTATATCCTTGGCTATAGGAGACATCTTCTTTGCCCTATTCCCGTTAGTAGTCCAAGCTAGATTATTATTTGAGGCAGATCCAACCTTCATGACCTGCAGGTTAAGCACAAATACCACAACCTACATGTCATTCTTGATTCATTTCGTCTACGGAATTGGTCTTGTGGTACTGGCAGCTGAAGTCTTCCTTAGAAACAGGATTCAAAGTATTCACGACAACCGCTATAAAATAGTTACAGCAGTGGCTGCCAGTAGCGTCCCTTGGATCTTAGGACTAATTATAATACTTCCGCTTTGCATGTCAAATGTAGATTATGAGAATTACTGCATAAACAGCCAGTCTTTGGAATCCATGTTTGGGGTATCAGTGTTTCTACCGGTCTCACTCTCAATAGTAGTCAGTATTGTTCTCAGCTGTGTCCATTTACCCACATCGCAACAAGGACAGACTATAAACACCAACCAGCAACCCATAGTGGTGTCTCAACAGACTGTTACACAACAAGGAAACTTAACACAATACCCTCCCCAGGACTACGCCCCTGGTAATGTTCATTATAATCCACTGAACTCAAATCCATATCCACAGAATGCAGTATCCTATCCGTATCCAGCAGACCAACAGGTTATGAACCAGTCCTCGGCAGTAAACATCAACTTAAACCAGGGAGTCAACACGATACAGGTGACTCGCATGAATCAACGCGCAGAGGGTCAAAGGTTGTTTTTAATATCCATCATCTTCGGTTTGATGGTAGTTCCCATTGCAGCGGTTACCCTTAGAGCAGCCGATATTATCTGGCTGGTCTTAATGGTAAAGATTGTAGTAACGAAATTTGTCTATTGGCTAATGGTGGCAAGATCATGTTTAACGCCCCTGATTATGATTGGTTATTCTAATTTGTGA